AGTAAAAGGGGGGTAACCATGGCGAATACGATGAAGGCTGCGGTCGTTCACGCCTTTGGGCAGCCCTTGTCCATAGAGGAGCTACCGGTCCCAGAGCCCGGGGAGGGCCAGATTCTCGTCAAGGTGGAGGCCTCCGGCGTGTGCCACACCGACCTGCATGCGGCGGAGGGGGACTGGCCAGTGAAGCCCAAGCTGCCCCTGATCCCCGGCCACGAGGCTGCAGGCTATGTTGCGGCGGTAGGGAAGGGGGTCAGAAATGTTAAGGAAGGGGACCGGGTTGGGGTTCCTTGGCTCCATAAGGCCTGCGGCTATTGTGAATACTGCCTGACTGGTCGTGAAACCATCTGTCCAGAGCAGCGCAACACCGGTTACTCCGTGGACGGCGGGTATGCAGAGTACGTCCTAGCTGACCCGAACTACGTGGGTCGCTTGCCAGACAATGTTCCTTTCACTGATATCGCACCCATACTTTGCGCGGGTGTAACTGTCTACAAGGGGATCAAAGCCACCAATGTTCGTCCGGGCCAATGGATAGCCATCTCGGGGATTGGTGGCCTTGGCCATGTGGCTGTTCAGTACGCCAAAGCGATGGGAATGTATGTGGCGGCGGTGGACATCGCCGACGACAAGCTACAACTCGCCCGGGATCTCGGTGCCGACCTGACAATTAACGCTGCGCTGGAAGACCCCGACCAGGTCTTGCAGAAGCAGATTGGCGGTGCGCATGGGGCCTTGGTTACCGCAGTTTCCCTCAAAGCCTTCGAACAGGCTTGTAAAATAGTGCGACGCGGTGGAACCATCTCTTTGATCGGCCTGCCGCCAGGAGAGTTCCCCCTGCCGGTTTTTGATATGGTCCTGAACGAGATTACTGTGCGGGGCTCCATCGTCGGCACCCGTGCCGATCTCAGGGAGGCACTAGATTACGCCGGCGCTGGAAAGGTCAAGGCCAAGGTCCGCCTAGAGCCCCTAGAAAACATCAATCAAGTGTTTTCGGAGATGAAGGCAGGCAAGATAGCAGGCAGGGTGGTGCTGACGCTTTAGCCCTACGCTGTTCACGTAACCTGGCCTTTAGCCCGAGAATCCCGAAACTCAGGGCTTTTCAACGCCTTAGCAAGCGCCTGCTTAGGCTTCGGTCTGGGCGTGCCGAAGCCGTGCGGTGTCTATTAGAAACGCAAGGGAAGCCCTGTCGACGAATGGGGTAGATCGCTACTTCCCTCCAGGTACTCAAACGCGCGCCACAAGTTCGGCCTCGTGATCGAGCCTACGAATTCGGCAGGTGCGAGGACGATTACGACAAAATGACCATCGGCGCAGAGCGCAAGCTTCGCAGGGGATCGAGGCTTTTTGGTCACATAAAGGGGTGATAGACCCCAGGTAGGCAGGTCGTGTAAGGAATTCTGTGTAAGGGTCCGTGTTCAATAGGGGGGCACACCTTGGAAGGAGGAGGTGCCCCATGGACCGGGATACCTTGCGGAGCCTGCTGAGGGAAGCGGTGCGGGAAACGGTAGCCGAAGTCCTACAAACAGTCCTGGAGTTGGACCGGACGGCGTTCCTCCAGGCCCACGGGGGGCGCAGGAACGGCTACTACCCCAGGAGGCTGGAGACCGCCTTCGGCCAGGTGGACCTGCGGGTCCCCAGGGATCGGGAAGGCCGGTACCACCCCGCCTTCCTCAAACCCTACGCCCGCCGCCCCGTGGACGTGGGAGGTCAGCCGAAGGCTACGTTCCAGTGGCCGTGGCCCTTTATGCCGCCGGGGTCAGCCAGCGTAAAGCGGCCGAGGGGATGCGCCTGCTCTTGGGCCACCGCTACTCCCACGAGACCTTGAGCGCCTTGACGGACGAGGTCTTGGGAGCGGTGGAAGCTTTCCGCAGGCGGCTTTTGCCCGAGGAGATGGCCTTCGTCTACCTGGACGGGCTTTCCCTCAAGGTCCTTAGGGACGGAGAGGGGATCGTACGGGAAACCGTCTACGTGGCTTTGGGGATCGCCCCTGGTGGGGAGAGGCGGGTCCTGGGATTCTGGCTGTTGCCGGCGGAGAGCGCCTTAGGGTGGGAGGGGGTCTTGGGGGAGCTCTGGCAGCGGGGCTCGCGGCGAGTCCTGCTCTTCGTCACCGACGGGCTACCCGGGCTTCCCGAGGCCATCCAGAGGGTCTACCCACAGGCGGAGTGGCAGCGGTGCGTGGTGCACGGGTTGCGATGGAGCCTGTCCCAGGTGCGGGCGCGGGACCGGGCCCTGTTGGCCGAGGACCTGAGGCGGGTGTACGGGGCGGAGGGCCGGGAGGAGGCGCTCTGGGCTCTTGAGGGGCTGAGGGAAGCCTGGGGTTCGCGGTACCCGGGGGTGGTGGGGCTGTGGGTGCAGGACTCGGGGGCGTTCTTGCGCTTCTATGGGTACCCCAAGGTCCTTTGGCCGTACTTGCGGAGCACCAATCTGATGGAGCGGTTTATCCGGGAGGTGCGGCGGGGAACGAAGGTGCGGGGTCAGGCCGAAGGCCTATCTTGCCCACAAGTTTCCCAACGAGGCGGCGGTGTACAAGCTTCTTTACTTGGAGTCGGAAAGGCAAGAGGGGAGGTGGGCGGAGCGGCTGCTTCGCGAAGCGAACATCTTGCGGCTCAAGGGGTTCTCGGGTCAGCGGAGCTACCTTGAGGCGAGGGAGACGCTGGAGAAGATGCTTCAGGAGCGGTATGCCCCCCGTACACAGACCCTTACACAAAACTCTTGACACGACCGGTAAGGGAGATGGTGGCTACCCTGCCCTCCCACCTCCAGCGCCCCTTCCACCAGGCCGAAGCCCTCTACCGCTTCCTGGCCAACCCCCGGGTGGGGGCCGAGGCCCTCCTGGAGAGGGTGTGCCGGGAGAGCGTCCTGGCCCTGGAGGGGATAGCCCGGGTGGGGAGGAAGCGGGAGACCGGGTATGAGCTCCTGACCGCGCTGGGGATGGATGTCCAGGGGCGGCTGGCCCTGGGGTACGCCCACCTGGTGGCCTACGGGGAGCGGGGGTTTGCCAGCCTGCCCCGGGAGGTGGAGCGGGCCATTGCGGGGGCGCGGGGGGTTCTTGGGGGGGAGGGGCGGCGGCTGGTGTACGTGGCGGACCGGGGTTTTGACGACCGGAAGGTGTTTGGGCAGGTGCTGGGGTGTGGAGCTTGGGCTGGGATGGAGGGAGGTGGAGGGGCGGAGGCTTCATCTGGTGGTGAGCTGGATACCGGCTTTGGGGAGGCGGGGGGAGTGGTGGCTTTTGACCAGCTTGGAGGTGAGGGGGGAGAGGGAGGCGCTGCGGGTGGTGGAGATGTACCGGAGGCGGTGGGGGGTGGAGGAGTTTTTCCGCCTTCTGAGGGCGGGGTTGGGGCTTGAGAGCTTTCAGGTGCGGGGGCTTAGCCGGATTCGCAAGGTGGTGGCTGTTTTGCTGGGGCTGGCGGTGTTTCTTTGGGAGGTGCGGCGGTCTGGGGGTGTCTTGGAGGGCCTCCTTTTGCGGCTTGGGGGAAAGCTGGGGATAGCCAGTGAGCGGGATGGTCCCTACCTGCTCTTGCGGGGCTTGGTCCGCCTGCTCAACTACGAGGTCACCAAGGAGGCCTTGGAAGAGGAGGAGGGAAGTTTTGGGTAAAGTCCTGTATTACCGACCACCTTGCCTAAGGGGTTTTCCCGTGCTAGGGTCAAGGTCATATGTGGCGGGTGCTGGTTTCCGA
The genomic region above belongs to Thermus sediminis and contains:
- a CDS encoding IS4 family transposase, with protein sequence MEEFFRLLRAGLGLESFQVRGLSRIRKVVAVLLGLAVFLWEVRRSGGVLEGLLLRLGGKLGIASERDGPYLLLRGLVRLLNYEVTKEALEEEEGSFG
- the adhP gene encoding alcohol dehydrogenase AdhP, translated to MANTMKAAVVHAFGQPLSIEELPVPEPGEGQILVKVEASGVCHTDLHAAEGDWPVKPKLPLIPGHEAAGYVAAVGKGVRNVKEGDRVGVPWLHKACGYCEYCLTGRETICPEQRNTGYSVDGGYAEYVLADPNYVGRLPDNVPFTDIAPILCAGVTVYKGIKATNVRPGQWIAISGIGGLGHVAVQYAKAMGMYVAAVDIADDKLQLARDLGADLTINAALEDPDQVLQKQIGGAHGALVTAVSLKAFEQACKIVRRGGTISLIGLPPGEFPLPVFDMVLNEITVRGSIVGTRADLREALDYAGAGKVKAKVRLEPLENINQVFSEMKAGKIAGRVVLTL